The genome window TCAAATTAATAAATCTATTATGAAAAAAGTTTTTATTTATACCGCAGCACTACTGTTTTTTGTTGTATTTGGGCATGCACAGGATATAAAACAAGTAAAGGAGGCTATCGATGCAGAACAATATGAAAAGGCAAAAAATATTTTAGAAACCCTTACGGCAGCTAAACCCGCAGATGGTTATGCAAAATTTCTTTTGGGGAATGTTTATCTGTTAATAGGTGATCAGGAAACGGCCAAAAAACATTTTGATGCTGGAATTGCATATTCATCCAAAGGAAATTTCAATTATATTGGATTGGGTAATATCGCATTGGATAAAGGTGATAATGCCGAAGCTGAAAAGTATTTTGCATTAGCAGTTAAAAATACCGGCAAAAGAGATTTAGAAGAAAAAGTATTTATTGGTAAAGCCTATACTTTTTCTGATCATCCGGATTATAAAAAAGCGATTGAGATTTTAAGTAAGTCAAGAGAAATTGATCCTGCTAATACTGCTGTTTTATTGGCCTTGGGAGATGCTTATAAAATTGATAAAAAGCAAAATGAAGCTTACGAATGTTATCGTGAGGCTTTTCGATTGGATAATACTTTGCTGAGAGCAAAAATGGGATTGGGTACATTAATCAAAAATGCCCATAATTTTCCGATTGCTTTAACCTCTTTTGATGAAGTAATTGCTATGAATCCAAATTACGGTCCAGTTTATCGCGAGCTTGCCGAGACACAATATCTTTGGGCGTTAAACGATGCTAGGAAATATGAAGAGCATATCTCAAAAGGTTTGGCATTTTATGAAAAATATATGTCTTTAACGGACTACTCTTTGGATTCCCGTATGCGTCATGCTGATTTTTTAATTCTTGCAACCGATTATAAATCACTTGAAAAAGAAGCGAATGAAATGAGTAAATTGGATAATGTAAATCCAAGAATATATCGTTATTTAGGCTATTCTGCTTACTATAATAATAATTTTGATACGGCTATAAGTTCTTTATTGTCTTTTGTTTCAAATGCTTCAAACCGTGTTATCGGCAGAGATTATTTTTATATTGGCGCTGCAAAATTAAGTAAAGGATTGAATGCGGTTCCAGTTGATAATACATTAATCAGCGACGGAATTTCAGATTTTAAAAAATCATTTGAAATGAGCCCGGCTGTAGCAGCAGAACTTCCCGATCAGGCCAAAAAACTATATGAGAAAAAATTATATGCCGATGCGGCATCTGTTTATGAAATCGCGATTGGCAACACGGAAACAAAATCCTATTTAATGGATAATTTCTTTTTTGCATCATCAGTTTATTGGTCTTATTATAATGCTGAGAATTTAACTGCACAGCAAACCGATCTGCTGAAAAAGTCAGATGCTTCTTTGGATATCATTATTCAGTCATCACCATCAACTCAGGATGCTTATCTTTTTAAAGCCAGAATACAGGTCTTACTTAAAAACGATGTTCTTGTGGCAAAAAACTACGAAGATTTTATAGCTGCTGCTAAAAAGAAAAGCGTTGAAGAGTTGAGTTCCAAAGGAATGAAATCTAAATTAATAGAAGCTTATAATAATTTGGGAGTTATTTATGCTGCGAATGATAAAGTAAAAGCAAAAGATACTTTCAATAAAACATTAGGAATTGATCCAGCCAATCAATATGCAGCAGATCAATTAAAATCGTTACAATAGAGGTTGTTTATTTGATTATTGAAAAGCCAGCGGTATTCCTGCCGCTGGTTTTATGTTCTAAAATTTTAAAAAAATATATAGAACATAAAAAAAGGAGCTGTTTCAAATTGAATTGAACAGCTCCTTTTGTATTTGAATAATTGAACTTTTAGAAGTTAAATTATTTAAGGATTTTAGATTGATGTTACAATAGAAATAAAATCTTTTGCATTAAGTGCAGCACCGCCAATAAGTCCTCCGTCTACGTCTGGTTTAGAGAAGATTTCTTTGGCATTATCTGGTTTTACGCTTCCTCCGTAAAGGATCGTTAAGTCTTCGGCGATATCGCTTCCAAAAGCTTTACGAACAGTTTCTCTGATGAATTCGTGCATTTCCTGTGCTTGCTCAGGTGAAGCAGTTTCTCCGGTTCCAATAGCCCAAACTGGCTCATAAGCCAAAACGATTTTTTCCCAGTCTTTTGCTTCAATGTGGAATAAGCCGTCTTTTAATTGGTTTTCAACAATGTTGAAATGATTTCCAGACTGACGGTCTTTTAATTCTTCACCGAAACAGAAAATTACTGTCAAATCATGTTTCAATGCTGTATTTACTTTGCTAGCGATAATAGCATCAGTTTCATTAAAAATAGCTCTGCGCTCTGAGTGGCCTAAAATTACGTTGCTTACACCAACGCTTTTAATCATATCAGCAGATATTTCACCTGTAAAAGCACCGCTTTCTGCTTGGTGTAAATTTTGTGCAGCAACTGCTATATTTGAATGTGTTAAGTTTTCTACGGCTGAAGCCAAGTTTATAAATGTTGGAGCAACAATTACCTGTGCAGCAGTTTCAGCTGGAATTTGAGTTAGTAACTCGTTTAATAGTTCTTTTGTTTGTGCAGCATTTTTATGCATTTTCCAGTTTCCTGCAACAATCTTCTTTCTCATTTTTGTAGTATTTATAGTTTTGTGTAATTAATATATGCTGCAGTTTTTTATTGCAGTTTTTTTAGTGTTTCATCAATTTGTGCAAAATCGGTTTCTATAGCACGGTATACAGCGATTTTTCCTTTTTTATCTATAATGATATATCTAGGAATCCAATCTAAGTCTATTGCTGTGCCAAAAGCACCTTTCATTCCGTCGTTTGCCATAAAATGCAATCCTTTTAATTCATGTTTTTCGATGCCCAGTTTCCACTTTTCAGCAGTTTTGTCCATAGAAATAAATACATACGAAACTTTTGGATTAGCAGCTTGAAGTTCTTTTAATTTTGGCATTGCTTTTACACAATCACCACACCAGGAAGCCCAAACTTCTATTACAGTAGTTTTTCCTTTTTGTTTTTTTAAAATATCTTGAAATTTAACCTGTTTATCATTTGAATCTAATAAGGTTTCAGAAAGTGCTTTTTCAGAGAATTCTGTTTTCTGAATTTTTTGGGCTTGAGTACAGGAGAATGTTACAAAAGAAATAATTAAAAGAGCAATTTTTTTCATTTAAATTAAGTTTTTACAAAGTTAACCAAAGAATTGTAAATTAAGTAAGCAGATTTTATAATTTTAAAATAAAAAACCTCAAAAAAGGTCACAATATCGTTATAGTTAATATTTTTTTCCTGTGCTTGATTTTAATTGATAACGGCATTTTAAAAAAAAGCCCTGCAGGAAAATAATATTTCTGCAAGGCTGATTTTTATAGTTAAAGATGAAATTTAGAAAACTAAATCATCGGTATCATTATAATGTACTTTTTGTTTTACAGTTCCTTTTTCAAGAATTACAAAACTTGGATTAGCTCTTTCAATTGTTTTCAGCGGAATGGCATCACAGAAATAAAAATCGAAAGTGATTCCGTATTGTTTTTTGATTTCTGCAATCTTTTCCGGAGATGAAGCAGTCATGCCGATCACTTTATAACCTTTTGCGGAAGCATTTTTATTAATCAGCTCCATTTTGGCAAGACCGTCAGCATTGGCAAGGGCTAGATCATAAGCAACTATCATTAGCAGTTTTGGCTCCTGAAGCAGTTCTTCTTTATAATCAGATCCGTCTTTTTCCATTGCAAAATCGTGGATAGGAGGAACGTAGCCTTCAGTAATAACTTTATCTTTTCGGTCTACAAAAGTCGCTCCAGCTGGAATATTCGATAAATCTTTCTCTGTGAATTCTTTGTCAACACCATTTACTTTGTAGATAAAAATCATTTCAACAACTGATTTTGGCGCACCTTCAGGAATTTCCATTCCTTTTTGGATGTTATTTCCAACTTTGTATGGACGAAAATCTTTTAAAGGCAAATGATTGATTACCCAATACCCCATGAATGCACAGAGTAAAACCGAAAGTACTGCTAAGCTATTTTGGATTTTATCAGAAAATAGAGACTTTATCAATTTCATATTAATAAACAGAATCAATATAAAAAATAATAAAACAACGTCTTTTGTAAAAGACTGCCAAGGTGTAAGGTGCAGTGCATCGCCAAAACAGCCACAGTCTTTGACCACATCAAAGTAAGCAGAGTAAAAGGTAAGAAAAGTAAATTTGATGATTAAAAGCAGTAAAAGCCAAATCGTCAGTTTTGATTTGAAACCAATTAGCAGCATTACGCCTAAAACTACTTCCAGAATTACAATAAACAAAGCAATTGCCAAAGAAAAAGGCACAAAAACAGGCATATTGAAAACCGGTTCGCTAAAGTATTCGGTCAGTTTGTAGGAGAAACCAACAGGGTCATTTAGTTTAATCAATCCTGAGATTATAAACAATACTCCGACAAAAATCCGGGAGAATTGGGTGATGATGTTTTTCATTTTAAGTTTGTTTTAGTTTGGGGTATTGTACAGAGATATTTTTAATCTATTTTTTCATTAAAATCAAAGCAAAAACCGAATAATTAATCATGTCCTGATAATTAGCATCGATTCCTTCAGATACGATTGTTTTTCCTTTATTGTCTTCGATTTGTTTAACACGAAGCAGTTTTTGCAGAATCAGATCGGTAAGCGAACTTACGCGCATTTCACGCCAGGCTTCTCCATAATCGTGGTTTTTGTTTTCCATTAATTCTTTGGTCAAAGCTACTTTGGCATCATATAATTTTGTTGCTTTTTCGGTTTCCAAATCAGGCTGATCGACCACCCCTAATTCCAGCTGAATTAAAGCCATAATCGAATAATTGATAATACCTATGAATTCTCCGCTTTCATCTTCGTCAATTTTTCGAATCTCATTTTCCTGTAAACTTCGTATTCTTTGTGCTTTGATGAAGATTTGATCAGTTAGAGAAGGAAGTCTCAAAATACGCCAGGCACTGCCGTAATCTTTCATTTTATTGATAAAAAGTGTGCGGCAGATAGTGATTACGCCATCATATTCTTGTGAAGTTTTCGTCATTATTGGTGTATATTTGTATAAAATTGCCTCAAAAATAAGAATAAATTTCGATTGAAGATTGCTGATTAACGATTTTTGACTGCAGAATGACAAATGATTTCGGAAAATTTTTGATTGAAATTGTCATTGATTTTTGAAATTGCTTACCAATTGTAAAAACTAATAAAGAATGAACTGTAAAGGCCGGCTTATCGATTTATCTGCTCCAAAAGTGATGGGTATTTTGAATATAACTCCAAATTCTTTTTTTGATGGAGGAAAATATAAAAATGAAGAAGAACTGCTTAAACGAGTAGATAAAATGCTCAGTGAAGGCGCTTCATTTATTGATGTCGGTGCTTATTCGAGCAAGCCGAATGCAGAATTTGTTTCGGAAGAAGAAGAAATTTTAAGAATAATCCCTGTTGTGAATCTGCTGCAGAAACATTTTCCGGAAATTATTTTGTCAATTGATACTTTCAGGGCTGGAGTAGCAAAGGTATGTATCGAGAGCGGCGCTGCAATTATCAACGATATTTCGGCAGGATTGCTGGATGACAAAATGCTCGAAACCATTTCAGAATATCAGGTTCCGTATATCATGATGCACATGAAAGGAACACCGCAGACGATGCAGACTTTTACTCAATATGAAGATATTATCAAGGAAATGCTGTTTTATTTTTCGGAACGTATTGCTGCCGCAAGGGCTTTAGGAATTAATGATTTAATTTTGGATCCCGGCTTTGGCTTTGCCAAAACATTGGAACAAAATTATGATGTGATGAAAAAAATGGAATTGTTTCAAATGCTTGAACTGCCTTTGTTAGCAGGGGTTTCCAGAAAATCTATGATTTATAAAGAGCTAGACACAAATGCCGAAATGGCTTTGAACGGCACGACTGTTTTGAATACAGTTGCTTTGATAAAAGGAGCAAAGGTATTGAGAGTTCATGATGTGAAAGAAGCAATGGAATGTATAAGATTATATAGTAAATTAAGTTAAAAATGATGAAGTATATATTAGCAATAGCCGCGCTGCTGTTTTTTTCTTGTGGCAATAAAGAAGATATTCTGCTTCCAAAGGTTGATCGGACCATTGTAAAAGAAGTAGTGGATTTGTCTCCAATTTACATTTTTTTCAGAGTAAAGGATAGAGATACTTTAGCCGAAGTAAATAGAAATAACAGCATTAGTACAACAAATTGGATTTTGAATATTGACAAACGCCTGCCATTGCGACTGGTAATTCCTGAAGTAATAAAACTGCAGGCAAAAAAAAGCGGAGATGGTGCCCACAAAAATATAGCTGCCCAAAACTATTATTCGTATGCTGATTCTATTGGTAAAAATTTAGCTTTTCTGCCTTTTACGATGATACATTATAAAATGGAGAAACCATTAAAAGGCATAGTAGTTTTTTTCTCTAAAGATGGAAAGATAAAAGTAAACAATGAATTGGTTTCTAAAAATGAATTGCAAAACGTCATCAATAATTTTAATGATGGGCTGCAGAAAATAAGATATTGTTTTGATAAAAACAGCAGTTATGGGAGTTATATTCAGAATAAAATTTTTATTAGGACAATTGAGCTGAAAAATGTAATTTCTGAAGAATGTGTTTATTAATTTGATTTCTTTATTGTTTTAAATAACAAAAGTCTTTCTGTTTTGAATAGAAAGACTTTTTTTTAAAGTTTTAGAATTAATATCCTCCGCCGCCACCTCCGCCTGAAGTTCCTGCTTTGATCAGTGTGCCGCTGATTTCACCCGTTGGAAAAGCATCAGTATGCAGGTTTACATAGTAATGATTGGCCATCAGTTCTGCAATTTGGGCATCATTTATATCAAATGTCAGTTTTATTGGAGAGGCAGCAACAACTGCATCGGAGAAAGGAAAAACTATAGCGCCGTCTGCAGCGTGGATATGGCCATGCTTAGGTGTTATTCCTGTAAAAGTTACAGTAATTTCAAATGTCTTAGCTGTCTGGTTGAATTTAAGCTCAGCATTTCCTGATGCCATTGAGCCTGTACCAGATACTGGAGTTAGTGCAGCATTGAAAGTTACAATAACAGGAGTCGGAGTCGGAGTTGGGGAGTCGTCACTGCTGGAACAAGAAATTCCAGTAAAAAGCAATAGCAAAATTGCTGTAAAACCAAGTAAAGATTTCATAATTATGTATTTTTTAGGGTTAAAAAAAGGTTGAAAAAATACAATTATTAAATTTTATTAAGATTTAATAAAAATATAATAAATTTACGATTTATATTTTTAATTAAATCTCTTTTTGGTGTAAAATATTGATTATGAAACTTGTATTTTTATTAGTCAAAAAATAATGTGAATCCAAGGCTGATGCAGTATTACCATTTTGAATAAATAAGCGACAAATATGAGTTTTACTGATGATGGTAAGGCTCATTTCTCAAAATGGTAAAGCCTCTGTACAATTGTTCAATAAAAAATAAACGTACCATCTGATGAGAGAAAGTCATCAGCGAAAGCGATATTTTTCCATTTGCTTTTGCATAAACCGTATCCGAAAAACCATAAGGTCCGCCAATTACAAAAACCAGTGTTTTGATACCAGAATTCATTTTTTTCTGTAATTCGGCTGAAAAGGCTACACTGTTAAAGGTTTTTCCGTTTTCGTCAAGCAAAATAAGCTGATCTGTCGGAGTTATTTTGGATAAAATGAGTTCACCTTCTTTTTCTTTCTGCTGGCTTTCAGATAGATTTTTAACGTTTTTGATATCGGGAATAATCTCTAAATCAAACTTGATGTAGAAAGACAGTCTTTTGGTATAATCATCAATTAACGTCTGCAATGATTTATTGTCGGTCTTGCCTATAGCTATTAGTCTGATGTTCATATTTGATGTTTGAAAAGGCGAAGTTACAAAAAAGCAGTTTGTGTTTAGATTTATGAAAAATTCTTCTCAGTAATACTTTTGATGTTTTCTATAGTGGTTTAATTCAATTTTAAAGCTGCATTTTGCGCTTTCAGAACTTTTTATTACCGAAAACCAGTTCTAATTCGTAAGAAAAATATTTATTTTTAAAATAATTTTATTAATTTTTTATATAATCTAGTAAGTCCATAGGATTATTATTAAATTTATAAAAAAATGCGCGAAATGTATTTAATTTCTATGGTTTTAGTCGAATATTAAATGATTTTGGCAGCAAATTGCTTTTATATGCTATAATGCTAATTTGGAAATGATGCTTTTTTGATACTAAAGCAATGAATTTGAATGATTGAAGAGGTTATCGAGAAGCTCTGTGATGCATATAGTATTGGAGTTTTTTCTATTTTTGCCAAAAAAAAATTTCAATTTTATGGATTTTCAGATAGGTTTAATTATTGCCGGATTAGTTGTAGGTTTTATTGTGGGTATGACAGGAGTAGGGGGAGGGTCCTTGATGACACCTATTTTATTGTATTTTAACATACCGCCGTCTACAGCGGTTGGAACTGACTTATTATATGCTGCGATTACTAAATCTGGAGGAGTTTTGGTTCATAACAAAAAAAAGAATATCAATTGGACTATTACTGGCTGGCTTTCTCTTGGAAGTGTGCCTGCAGCCTTAATTACATTATGGATTTTGCACAGTCTGCATGCTGATACGACAGCTTTAAATAATATTATAAAATACAGTTTGGGATGGGCTTTGGTCTTTACTTCGGTAGCGATTTTGTTCAAAAAGAAACTTTTGGTTTTATCTCAAAAACATGCCGGAGATAAATTTCATAGCGAGAGCAGAACACAAAATTTATTGACTATTGCAATTGGTGTCTTATTGGGAGCAACTGTAACGCTGACTTCTATTGGTGCGGGAGCATTAGGAACGGTTACATTGTTTTTCTTATACCCGCTTTTGCCAACACCTCGTTTGGTTGGTACCGAAATTGCTCATGCAGTGCCTTTGACTCTTGTAGCAGGATTGGGACATGCCTCAATGGGTAATTTAGATTTGGCATTGCTTGGCCAATTATTGATGGGATCACTTCCTGGAATTTATGTTGGAAGTATGTTAAGCGGAAAAATGCCGGATTTATTGTTAAGAAATGCGATTGCAGTTATGCTGTTTTTTGTTGGATTTAAGCTGATCAGCTAGTAGTTTTTTAAGAGTTTATATATTTTTATAGAGCAGTAACATTGGACTTTTGTCTAAGGTTACTGCTCTTCATTTTATATTAGCTTTTTTAGGCAAACACTGGTTTCTACATTTTCATATTGGCCGTAATTGGGGATAATTTCGTAACCCGATCTGCGGTACAAAGCAATTGCTTTTGGATTGTTTGCTCCAGTTTCGAGAACACAGCTGGAGTAATTATTTTCACCTGCCCAAAGTTCCAGTTCTTTCAAAACAGCACTCGCAATTCCTTTACCCCGAAAATCAGGATGGACAAACATCCTTTTTATTTCGACAGTATCAGCATCAAATTCTTTGAAAGCGCCACAGCCAGCCGCTTCGTTATCCTCATAGCAGACCACGACATTTTTGATATTATCCAGTTTGTCAAACTGGGCATAAAAAGAATGGTCTTCGCCGTCTAATTCAGCCAAAACCTGGTCAAGTAAAACTACAAGTTTTCGAAAGTCTTTGTTTTCGGCTGTTGTTCTTATTGTGTTGGGCATGGTTTGTTTATTGTTGTTGTAAAGATAAAAATATTTGATTTCTTTTTTTGTTTTTTGCGAACCCGAGCAGTGAGTTTTGAAAAGTTTTTTTTTCAATTTAATTGCAAAAAATGAGTCAGCTATAAAAATTAGAAGTATTGGATTTTACGATGAATAATTTTGTTTTTTCTGATTAGATTGTATTTTTCAGAATTTATTTTTTAAATCCATCATGCCATGAAGTATCCTTACAATCTC of Flavobacterium marginilacus contains these proteins:
- a CDS encoding GNAT family N-acetyltransferase; amino-acid sequence: MPNTIRTTAENKDFRKLVVLLDQVLAELDGEDHSFYAQFDKLDNIKNVVVCYEDNEAAGCGAFKEFDADTVEIKRMFVHPDFRGKGIASAVLKELELWAGENNYSSCVLETGANNPKAIALYRRSGYEIIPNYGQYENVETSVCLKKLI
- the folP gene encoding dihydropteroate synthase, yielding MNCKGRLIDLSAPKVMGILNITPNSFFDGGKYKNEEELLKRVDKMLSEGASFIDVGAYSSKPNAEFVSEEEEILRIIPVVNLLQKHFPEIILSIDTFRAGVAKVCIESGAAIINDISAGLLDDKMLETISEYQVPYIMMHMKGTPQTMQTFTQYEDIIKEMLFYFSERIAAARALGINDLILDPGFGFAKTLEQNYDVMKKMELFQMLELPLLAGVSRKSMIYKELDTNAEMALNGTTVLNTVALIKGAKVLRVHDVKEAMECIRLYSKLS
- a CDS encoding tetratricopeptide repeat protein, whose translation is MKKVFIYTAALLFFVVFGHAQDIKQVKEAIDAEQYEKAKNILETLTAAKPADGYAKFLLGNVYLLIGDQETAKKHFDAGIAYSSKGNFNYIGLGNIALDKGDNAEAEKYFALAVKNTGKRDLEEKVFIGKAYTFSDHPDYKKAIEILSKSREIDPANTAVLLALGDAYKIDKKQNEAYECYREAFRLDNTLLRAKMGLGTLIKNAHNFPIALTSFDEVIAMNPNYGPVYRELAETQYLWALNDARKYEEHISKGLAFYEKYMSLTDYSLDSRMRHADFLILATDYKSLEKEANEMSKLDNVNPRIYRYLGYSAYYNNNFDTAISSLLSFVSNASNRVIGRDYFYIGAAKLSKGLNAVPVDNTLISDGISDFKKSFEMSPAVAAELPDQAKKLYEKKLYADAASVYEIAIGNTETKSYLMDNFFFASSVYWSYYNAENLTAQQTDLLKKSDASLDIIIQSSPSTQDAYLFKARIQVLLKNDVLVAKNYEDFIAAAKKKSVEELSSKGMKSKLIEAYNNLGVIYAANDKVKAKDTFNKTLGIDPANQYAADQLKSLQ
- the rlmH gene encoding 23S rRNA (pseudouridine(1915)-N(3))-methyltransferase RlmH; this translates as MNIRLIAIGKTDNKSLQTLIDDYTKRLSFYIKFDLEIIPDIKNVKNLSESQQKEKEGELILSKITPTDQLILLDENGKTFNSVAFSAELQKKMNSGIKTLVFVIGGPYGFSDTVYAKANGKISLSLMTFSHQMVRLFFIEQLYRGFTILRNEPYHHQ
- a CDS encoding BT_3928 family protein, producing the protein MKNIITQFSRIFVGVLFIISGLIKLNDPVGFSYKLTEYFSEPVFNMPVFVPFSLAIALFIVILEVVLGVMLLIGFKSKLTIWLLLLLIIKFTFLTFYSAYFDVVKDCGCFGDALHLTPWQSFTKDVVLLFFILILFINMKLIKSLFSDKIQNSLAVLSVLLCAFMGYWVINHLPLKDFRPYKVGNNIQKGMEIPEGAPKSVVEMIFIYKVNGVDKEFTEKDLSNIPAGATFVDRKDKVITEGYVPPIHDFAMEKDGSDYKEELLQEPKLLMIVAYDLALANADGLAKMELINKNASAKGYKVIGMTASSPEKIAEIKKQYGITFDFYFCDAIPLKTIERANPSFVILEKGTVKQKVHYNDTDDLVF
- a CDS encoding DUF1599 domain-containing protein encodes the protein MTKTSQEYDGVITICRTLFINKMKDYGSAWRILRLPSLTDQIFIKAQRIRSLQENEIRKIDEDESGEFIGIINYSIMALIQLELGVVDQPDLETEKATKLYDAKVALTKELMENKNHDYGEAWREMRVSSLTDLILQKLLRVKQIEDNKGKTIVSEGIDANYQDMINYSVFALILMKK
- a CDS encoding CHRD domain-containing protein; amino-acid sequence: MKSLLGFTAILLLLFTGISCSSSDDSPTPTPTPVIVTFNAALTPVSGTGSMASGNAELKFNQTAKTFEITVTFTGITPKHGHIHAADGAIVFPFSDAVVAASPIKLTFDINDAQIAELMANHYYVNLHTDAFPTGEISGTLIKAGTSGGGGGGGY
- a CDS encoding sulfite exporter TauE/SafE family protein, whose protein sequence is MDFQIGLIIAGLVVGFIVGMTGVGGGSLMTPILLYFNIPPSTAVGTDLLYAAITKSGGVLVHNKKKNINWTITGWLSLGSVPAALITLWILHSLHADTTALNNIIKYSLGWALVFTSVAILFKKKLLVLSQKHAGDKFHSESRTQNLLTIAIGVLLGATVTLTSIGAGALGTVTLFFLYPLLPTPRLVGTEIAHAVPLTLVAGLGHASMGNLDLALLGQLLMGSLPGIYVGSMLSGKMPDLLLRNAIAVMLFFVGFKLIS
- a CDS encoding TlpA family protein disulfide reductase, producing MKKIALLIISFVTFSCTQAQKIQKTEFSEKALSETLLDSNDKQVKFQDILKKQKGKTTVIEVWASWCGDCVKAMPKLKELQAANPKVSYVFISMDKTAEKWKLGIEKHELKGLHFMANDGMKGAFGTAIDLDWIPRYIIIDKKGKIAVYRAIETDFAQIDETLKKLQ
- the tpiA gene encoding triose-phosphate isomerase, translated to MRKKIVAGNWKMHKNAAQTKELLNELLTQIPAETAAQVIVAPTFINLASAVENLTHSNIAVAAQNLHQAESGAFTGEISADMIKSVGVSNVILGHSERRAIFNETDAIIASKVNTALKHDLTVIFCFGEELKDRQSGNHFNIVENQLKDGLFHIEAKDWEKIVLAYEPVWAIGTGETASPEQAQEMHEFIRETVRKAFGSDIAEDLTILYGGSVKPDNAKEIFSKPDVDGGLIGGAALNAKDFISIVTSI